In Listeria monocytogenes, the following proteins share a genomic window:
- a CDS encoding flagellar type III secretion system pore protein FliP, whose protein sequence is MRKIASRRVFQVSFVVIFAISLVFFWPGVNVHAESWLDSLGVNGTDGVNSSVALFVMVTVLSLSASIVLMFTHFTYCIIVLGLTRQGLGATNLPPNQVLVGLALFLSLFMMQPLITAWYDDVYKPSQKEDWSASKVWDETQPLLTKYVAENTYKHDINMMLKAEGEDPVTKKEDAPLMALMPAFILTQITQGFLTGMFIYLAFIFIDLIVSTLLMYLGMMMVPPMTISLPFKILVFIFIGGYGLITNMIFQTIHF, encoded by the coding sequence ATGCGTAAAATAGCTTCTAGACGAGTATTTCAAGTTTCTTTTGTTGTTATTTTTGCGATTTCTTTGGTTTTCTTTTGGCCAGGTGTGAATGTGCATGCCGAAAGTTGGCTAGACTCACTTGGTGTGAATGGGACGGACGGGGTTAATTCTAGTGTGGCGCTGTTTGTAATGGTCACGGTTCTTTCTTTGTCTGCATCCATTGTATTAATGTTCACACACTTTACTTACTGTATTATTGTTCTCGGTTTAACGAGGCAGGGACTTGGTGCAACGAACTTGCCGCCCAACCAAGTGCTTGTTGGACTGGCGCTGTTTTTATCTTTGTTTATGATGCAGCCACTTATTACTGCTTGGTATGACGATGTGTATAAACCTTCGCAAAAAGAAGATTGGAGCGCATCAAAAGTTTGGGACGAAACACAGCCGCTTCTGACAAAATATGTTGCGGAAAATACATATAAGCATGATATTAACATGATGTTGAAAGCAGAAGGAGAAGACCCAGTTACCAAAAAAGAGGATGCTCCGCTCATGGCTTTGATGCCTGCTTTTATCTTGACACAGATTACCCAAGGCTTTTTAACTGGGATGTTTATATACTTAGCATTTATTTTTATAGATTTAATTGTTAGTACGTTACTGATGTATCTTGGGATGATGATGGTGCCGCCGATGACCATTAGCTTACCATTTAAGATTCTTGTTTTTATCTTCATTGGTGGGTACGGACTGATTACCAACATGATTTTTCAAACAATTCACTTTTAA
- a CDS encoding flagellar biosynthetic protein FliQ: MNLTPITQIFQDFFYSGLALILPVSLICIVVVIVVAILMAMMQIQDQSLTFLPKIIAFVVALFILGPWMFEHMTDLFVGIFSKLPLMIRV; the protein is encoded by the coding sequence ATGAATTTAACGCCGATTACGCAAATTTTTCAAGATTTTTTCTATAGTGGGCTGGCGCTTATTTTGCCGGTGTCGCTTATTTGTATCGTGGTAGTGATTGTGGTGGCGATTTTGATGGCAATGATGCAAATTCAAGACCAATCGCTGACGTTTTTACCGAAGATTATTGCTTTTGTAGTGGCGCTCTTTATTCTTGGACCGTGGATGTTTGAACACATGACGGATTTATTTGTAGGAATCTTTTCCAAATTACCCCTGATGATTAGGGTGTAA